The following proteins are co-located in the Microcystis wesenbergii NRERC-220 genome:
- a CDS encoding XisI protein, with protein sequence MDTRLKYQGIIKTVLQNHANYRATLPDGYTSQVIFDDERGHYLVLDFGWSGNKYLHATPIHLSLVVDKVWIQCDETEEGIATDLMEAGIPKEDIVLGFRYPKVRKYTGFAVA encoded by the coding sequence ATGGATACCCGATTAAAATATCAAGGTATTATTAAGACTGTTCTCCAGAATCATGCTAACTATCGTGCTACCTTACCTGATGGCTACACTTCTCAGGTTATATTTGATGATGAACGAGGACATTATCTAGTTTTAGATTTCGGTTGGAGTGGTAATAAGTATCTCCATGCAACACCAATTCACCTTAGCTTGGTTGTCGATAAAGTCTGGATTCAATGTGATGAAACGGAGGAAGGTATAGCTACTGATTTGATGGAGGCAGGTATTCCCAAAGAAGATATAGTACTCGGCTTTCGTTATCCTAAAGTACGCAAATATACGGGATTTGCTGTGGCTTAG
- a CDS encoding element excision factor XisH family protein: MSARDIYHDTVKLALEKDGWAITHDPFPLQIGKKRLSADLGAERLISAEKELRKIVVEVKSFVGQSDVKDLQQALGQYVLYRQILNEMKVERVLYLAISQPTFNSVFSIELGQVLLKNQIVKLIVFDDESEVIMQWIPD; this comes from the coding sequence GTGTCTGCAAGAGATATTTACCACGACACTGTAAAACTTGCTTTAGAGAAGGACGGGTGGGCAATCACTCACGATCCTTTTCCACTTCAAATTGGCAAGAAGCGTTTATCCGCTGATTTGGGAGCAGAACGCTTAATCAGTGCGGAGAAAGAATTGCGGAAAATTGTCGTTGAAGTGAAAAGCTTTGTAGGACAGTCTGACGTAAAGGATTTACAGCAAGCTTTAGGGCAGTACGTCTTGTATCGTCAAATCCTTAACGAGATGAAGGTTGAGCGAGTTCTTTATCTGGCCATATCTCAGCCAACTTTTAACAGTGTTTTTAGTATAGAATTAGGGCAGGTATTGCTAAAGAACCAGATTGTGAAACTAATTGTCTTTGATGATGAAAGTGAGGTAATCATGCAATGGATACCCGATTAA